Sequence from the uncultured Bacteroides sp. genome:
TAATGCAATAATCTAAAATTCACTCTTTTCCCTCCCCCATTCTCCAATAAAAAAAATCCATTGCTCAATAATTCAACAACTATTCGCCAATAAACATTACACCATTCAGCAATAAATCTTGATTTTTTCCGTTTTTTAGCTTTAAACTTTGTTTAAAGTTAAAAAACACACATATTATATTTACATAGAATTATAAAAATAAATCGCTTTTAATTTGCATTTTAACACTATTATTCCTTACATTTGCAGCGAACTAGAATGTTGCAACACTAGGTTTAAAGTAATAATAAATTAAAACACGAACCATTTATATGATTCAGGAAAAAGAAAACCAAAAGCATCCGTATATGAGATGCTATCTCCTTACCAAAGTAGCCGCAATGTATTTCCATACATACACCAGAGCCGATGTTTGCAAAAGATGTTTTATCGAGAAAATTGAAGAAGATAAAGAACTGTATGAAAAGTTGAAGGCTACCGGATTTGCCATTACCAACAAATACATCACACCCAAGCAGATGGAACTTATCATCGATTATTGGGGCATTCCGTACGGAATGTAAAATTTCGCAAGGCTTATTCAGAGCCTTTTTCATCACTCGCTAATGTTATAAATTCCTAACCATATATACGGATTTTATTTTTAGTAATAAAAATAAAACAATTTAATATATTTCTTCGTTGCAGTTCATTCTGCTGTGAAGGAATATATTATTTTTATAACTACCTATATACCAACATTCTGTATCTGCGCTTATTCTATTATTTATTCTGTTGTTATGTAAAGTACGTTTTACTCTATAAAAGCAGCCTTCCTTCTACATGTATTTTACAAAATTCAACAAATGTGATTTTTTAAGCATAATATGCCAAAATCGTCTATTATTACATTTCCCATTTGGAGGATATTGTCTGTAACCATACATTTGCATCGAAATAAGGCTGGAGAGCTATTTTACAAACAATATAAAAAATAAATATAATAACTTACTATGACTAAGAAGAATAACTTACCTTTCAACGCCTTAAACAAGGGGTATGTATTAGTACCAAAACATTTGCTTAACTACAGATTTAACCAGAAAGATGAAAGTTTTTCTTATCTGGAGGCTTTTCTGATGCTGATAACTAACGTAAATTTCGAAGACCGGGATGTAACAATAAAAGGGGAAACATTTGTGTGCAAGCGGGGTGAATCGGTTTT
This genomic interval carries:
- a CDS encoding DUF4248 domain-containing protein, whose protein sequence is MRCYLLTKVAAMYFHTYTRADVCKRCFIEKIEEDKELYEKLKATGFAITNKYITPKQMELIIDYWGIPYGM